A single genomic interval of Nostoc commune NIES-4072 harbors:
- a CDS encoding PP2C family protein-serine/threonine phosphatase, with product MENDAATLYCTNESCQAANPLTHKFCLRCSTPLTKNYLWAVVDGPSVGSPGEILADRYLVLDKFILLDTKPGLLALTSELDNLQPLKAYLRLIPYRLHVPQVYGVLFLGDGPSHREILLLEKPPLLVDDKIQQVQLASELTTAWRDATSMRQLNWLWQIAHLWQPLASEGVVSSLLDSNVLRVEGSLVRLLELRFDAATLPELPQLGQFWQQLVSGAKPAITEFVNEVSLSLIQGKINSTDQLIGVLDRGLAGLGRSQTPTIKIITKTDTGPSRQRNEDACSPPSGTLVSKPPQPTALAIVCDGIGGHEGGNVASNLAIETIQQQVQQLTKVPYDHIDPSLLLNDLEKAVAIANDKISQRNDSENRQGRQRMGTTLVMALPVAHEMYITHVGDSRAYWITRHGCYQVTLDDDVASREVRLGYAIYREAVQQSSAGSLVQALGMGSSTSLHPTSARFMLDEDAVFLLTSDGLSDFDRVEEYWETEILPILVGEVPLANVADRLVEIANTKNGHDNVTIALVHYQVQYWEPEITIKAFIPESYSAKTIDFSSRATDPTLLSSPNHKTQVIPDTEPAKRRIPLQWIVPLILVVAAGTLGLFVKQLQLRSPSVPLISSTPIPTSNPTIEATPIERSLANLSPGWVIKINNQITLGNNQSLPRGAFLQVINTKPNPKPASGNFSVSMRVCANKSTQTPANTSNPAVTSSVPSNSKPLPETVLLDFSQLKRFGVSILPEDAPNPCTPVTQPPVTQPSDESSPT from the coding sequence AGTTCTTGATAAATTTATTCTTTTAGATACAAAACCTGGTTTATTAGCGCTAACGTCTGAGTTAGATAATTTACAGCCTCTAAAAGCTTACCTCAGACTGATTCCCTACCGTTTACACGTACCGCAGGTATATGGAGTGCTTTTTCTCGGTGACGGGCCTTCTCATCGAGAAATATTACTTTTAGAAAAACCTCCATTATTAGTAGATGACAAAATCCAACAAGTGCAGTTGGCCAGTGAGTTAACCACCGCTTGGCGTGATGCAACATCGATGCGCCAACTCAATTGGTTATGGCAAATAGCTCATCTGTGGCAACCTCTTGCAAGTGAAGGTGTCGTTTCTAGCTTGCTTGACTCAAATGTATTACGGGTAGAAGGATCATTAGTCCGCTTGTTAGAATTGCGTTTCGATGCCGCAACATTACCAGAATTGCCCCAATTAGGTCAATTTTGGCAGCAGTTGGTTAGTGGTGCTAAACCAGCTATAACTGAATTTGTGAATGAGGTTAGCCTTTCCTTAATTCAGGGAAAGATTAATTCAACCGATCAATTAATCGGAGTTTTAGATCGCGGACTGGCTGGGTTAGGGCGATCGCAAACACCCACAATCAAAATTATCACCAAAACCGATACTGGGCCAAGTCGCCAACGTAATGAAGATGCCTGTAGCCCACCCAGTGGAACTCTAGTAAGTAAACCACCCCAGCCAACAGCCTTAGCAATTGTCTGTGATGGCATTGGTGGGCACGAGGGTGGCAATGTCGCATCAAATTTAGCCATCGAAACGATCCAGCAGCAGGTACAGCAACTAACAAAAGTTCCCTACGACCACATAGACCCCTCACTGCTACTTAATGACCTAGAAAAGGCAGTGGCAATTGCTAATGACAAAATTAGTCAGCGCAATGACAGTGAAAATCGCCAAGGGCGGCAGAGGATGGGCACGACTTTAGTCATGGCATTGCCTGTTGCTCATGAAATGTACATTACCCACGTGGGTGATAGTCGTGCTTACTGGATTACCCGCCACGGTTGTTATCAAGTTACCCTGGACGATGATGTTGCCTCCCGCGAGGTGCGGCTAGGCTATGCCATTTACCGCGAGGCTGTACAACAAAGTTCTGCTGGCTCTCTCGTCCAAGCTTTGGGCATGGGATCTAGCACTTCATTGCATCCCACATCGGCACGGTTTATGCTCGATGAAGATGCTGTTTTTCTGCTCACATCCGATGGTTTGAGTGATTTTGATCGAGTAGAGGAGTACTGGGAAACAGAAATCTTGCCGATTCTAGTTGGGGAAGTCCCCTTAGCAAATGTTGCGGATAGATTAGTTGAAATTGCTAACACTAAGAATGGACACGATAATGTCACCATCGCTTTAGTCCATTATCAAGTCCAATACTGGGAACCGGAAATCACGATTAAAGCCTTCATTCCAGAGAGTTATTCTGCCAAAACTATCGATTTTTCATCCAGGGCGACAGATCCGACACTTTTAAGTAGCCCAAACCATAAAACTCAGGTGATTCCAGACACTGAGCCTGCCAAAAGGCGCATACCGCTACAGTGGATTGTTCCATTAATACTTGTGGTAGCAGCAGGTACTTTAGGATTGTTCGTGAAGCAACTGCAACTGCGATCGCCATCAGTCCCCTTGATTTCATCCACACCCATACCAACTTCAAATCCTACCATCGAAGCAACACCCATAGAGCGATCGCTAGCCAACCTTTCTCCTGGCTGGGTAATTAAAATTAACAATCAAATCACCTTAGGAAACAACCAATCACTTCCACGTGGAGCTTTTTTACAAGTTATTAACACAAAACCAAATCCTAAACCTGCTTCGGGAAATTTTTCAGTGTCTATGCGAGTCTGTGCTAATAAAAGCACACAAACTCCAGCTAACACTAGTAATCCAGCAGTAACTTCCTCAGTTCCATCAAATTCAAAACCTTTGCCGGAAACAGTATTGCTGGACTTCTCTCAATTAAAACGCTTTGGTGTCTCTATTTTACCAGAAGATGCACCAAATCCATGTACACCTGTTACACAACCACCAGTTACTCAACCATCTGACGAGAGCAGTCCAACTTAG
- a CDS encoding CHAT domain-containing protein — MPSLNLAIARLRNTGTDNFAIWVVKAPYPSGYVLRDCVWPDELNHVWQEWQQLFAGHSHLDISPNSTSQKSNPFPLDSISPPSGQTTGPYSSRLMQNLGMNLWRWVFDGQILGSLERSRGIAMGEHTRLRFRLEIRDPDLIALPWEIMQREPGQSAMSLSQDLLFSRTSSEVDPLPYLRTDQALSILLVLGHDDKLQLEQEAAILQQTLADTSVGDNSQRYAPCIVTQLLQPTPQELIQELETRAYNVFFYAGHGLPGPDGGLLFLRPDMPLNGIELAQVLTHTGVKLAVFNACWGAQPAAINHQAIPASSLAEVLIRHGVPAVLGMRDEIADHESHSFIQAFTEALRSHKPIDEAVAQARQELLTLYKFNQPAWTLPVLYLHPDFNGELIKNLDEGITELPDTAIPDIGFSLPTASLRSLAPKGKTWLLRYGVTRIGRTKDNDIVIPEPSVSKRHAEIFCRNTLTDATLVRSYYLQDFSTYGTTWFLGPNGWQQILREEVPLKSGMQLKFGSARSETWEFIIEDS, encoded by the coding sequence ATGCCATCCCTGAATTTGGCGATCGCCCGTCTCCGTAACACTGGAACTGACAACTTCGCTATTTGGGTGGTCAAAGCTCCCTATCCCAGTGGCTACGTTTTACGTGACTGTGTATGGCCTGATGAACTCAATCACGTCTGGCAAGAATGGCAGCAACTGTTTGCTGGTCATAGTCACTTAGATATTTCCCCAAACTCAACATCTCAAAAATCCAACCCATTCCCCCTAGATTCGATTTCACCTCCTTCAGGTCAAACCACTGGCCCCTACAGCAGTCGTTTGATGCAAAACTTGGGAATGAATTTATGGCGTTGGGTATTTGATGGGCAAATTCTTGGTAGTCTAGAACGCAGTCGCGGTATTGCTATGGGTGAGCATACACGTTTGCGCTTTCGGCTAGAAATCCGCGACCCGGATCTGATCGCTCTCCCTTGGGAAATTATGCAGCGTGAACCTGGTCAATCAGCTATGTCTCTATCCCAAGATTTGCTATTTAGTCGCACCAGCAGCGAAGTTGACCCCTTACCGTATTTGCGAACTGACCAAGCTTTAAGTATTCTGCTGGTTTTAGGTCATGATGACAAGCTGCAACTAGAACAAGAAGCTGCTATTTTACAGCAAACTCTTGCAGATACATCTGTAGGTGATAATTCTCAAAGATATGCTCCTTGTATAGTGACTCAACTCTTACAACCAACTCCCCAGGAGTTGATTCAAGAATTAGAAACCAGAGCATACAATGTTTTCTTTTACGCCGGACATGGTTTGCCAGGCCCAGACGGGGGGTTACTGTTTTTGCGACCAGATATGCCCCTAAATGGGATAGAATTGGCGCAAGTATTGACTCATACAGGTGTGAAATTAGCAGTTTTTAACGCCTGTTGGGGCGCACAACCAGCTGCTATCAATCATCAAGCTATCCCTGCCAGCAGTTTAGCAGAAGTGTTGATTCGTCATGGTGTGCCTGCGGTTTTGGGGATGCGCGATGAAATCGCTGACCATGAAAGCCACAGTTTTATTCAAGCTTTTACCGAAGCTTTGCGATCGCACAAACCAATTGATGAAGCCGTAGCCCAGGCTAGGCAAGAATTATTAACATTGTATAAATTTAATCAACCTGCTTGGACTTTGCCTGTTCTCTACCTGCATCCAGATTTTAATGGCGAACTCATTAAGAATCTGGATGAAGGTATTACCGAACTACCAGATACAGCCATTCCAGATATCGGTTTTTCGCTTCCGACTGCTTCGTTGCGATCGCTTGCTCCCAAAGGTAAAACCTGGTTACTGCGTTATGGAGTCACCCGCATTGGTCGCACGAAAGACAATGATATTGTCATCCCTGAACCATCTGTATCGAAACGCCACGCCGAAATTTTCTGCCGCAATACTCTTACTGATGCTACATTGGTGCGAAGTTATTACTTGCAAGATTTTTCTACCTACGGGACAACTTGGTTTTTAGGGCCTAATGGTTGGCAACAAATCCTCCGAGAGGAAGTCCCATTGAAATCTGGAATGCAGTTAAAGTTTGGAAGTGCTAGGTCTGAAACTTGGGAGTTTATTATTGAAGACTCGTAG
- a CDS encoding PrsW family glutamic-type intramembrane protease, with product MTGKHARHNAFLRLVSGNGAAFGPESRYSLPPSKEMVIGRDPSCQIVLDAMMYRMVSRRHAVVRPLSVSPDSKFSWVLCDLNSANGTYLNGQRLYECQELHPGDCISLGADGPQYVFEYEYTLITPATTVNQVTPLPSATNYHSHTQLKQPDSVSFTQLFPIISTGKDLTRKAYLVPGILTVIFVVLMFATVGQPQANQVIVATYIAFAAYYFVYQLCGKQKPWWVLMASALGTMLILLSPLLDLFIFVFRTVLPGNLPSSQESITFTELLVRMFFGAGLMEELLKALPVLGAFAIGRILSSPWRERIGIWEPLDGILLGTASAVGFTLLETLGQYVPDITQNVTQQVGIGAAGQLAGLQLLIPRILGSVAGHMAYSGYLGYFIGLAVLKPSRSWQILSIGYLSAAALHALWNATGSINALLLVVVGVLSYAFLMAAILKARALSPTRSQNFATRFLGPK from the coding sequence ATGACAGGCAAACACGCAAGACATAATGCATTTCTGCGGCTAGTGTCTGGTAACGGGGCAGCTTTTGGGCCAGAATCTCGCTATTCCCTGCCCCCCAGTAAAGAGATGGTAATTGGACGCGACCCTAGCTGCCAAATTGTCTTGGATGCCATGATGTACCGAATGGTATCTCGTCGTCATGCAGTGGTTCGTCCCCTCTCTGTATCGCCAGATAGCAAATTCAGCTGGGTGCTTTGTGATTTAAATAGTGCAAATGGCACTTATTTAAATGGACAACGCTTGTATGAATGTCAGGAATTGCACCCAGGCGATTGCATTTCTCTAGGTGCTGATGGGCCACAATACGTTTTTGAGTATGAGTATACATTAATCACCCCAGCCACGACAGTTAACCAAGTTACACCATTACCTTCGGCGACAAATTACCACAGCCACACGCAATTAAAGCAGCCAGATTCTGTTAGCTTCACTCAGCTTTTTCCGATTATTTCCACTGGTAAAGATTTAACCCGTAAAGCTTACCTCGTACCGGGAATACTGACTGTAATCTTTGTAGTATTAATGTTTGCTACAGTCGGTCAGCCCCAAGCGAATCAAGTGATTGTAGCTACTTACATCGCCTTTGCTGCCTACTATTTTGTTTACCAACTTTGCGGTAAACAGAAGCCTTGGTGGGTGCTAATGGCTTCGGCGCTGGGTACAATGCTGATTTTGCTTAGTCCGTTGTTGGATTTATTTATCTTCGTCTTTCGCACCGTCTTGCCTGGAAACTTACCCTCATCCCAAGAATCTATCACCTTTACAGAGTTGCTGGTGCGGATGTTTTTTGGCGCTGGCTTGATGGAGGAATTACTCAAGGCATTGCCTGTACTAGGGGCGTTTGCCATCGGCAGAATCTTATCTTCACCTTGGCGGGAACGCATAGGTATCTGGGAACCTTTAGATGGTATTCTCCTGGGAACAGCTTCTGCTGTGGGCTTCACTCTCTTGGAAACTCTCGGACAATATGTGCCAGATATTACTCAGAATGTCACGCAACAGGTAGGTATAGGTGCTGCTGGTCAACTTGCGGGTTTGCAACTGCTAATTCCGCGAATTTTAGGCTCCGTAGCCGGACACATGGCTTATAGTGGCTATCTGGGCTATTTTATTGGGTTGGCTGTCCTCAAACCCAGTAGAAGTTGGCAAATTCTCTCTATTGGTTATCTTAGTGCTGCTGCGCTTCATGCTTTGTGGAATGCTACAGGATCAATCAATGCCTTGCTGTTGGTAGTTGTTGGGGTGTTATCTTACGCCTTTTTGATGGCAGCAATTCTTAAGGCACGGGCGCTATCACCGACGCGATCGCAAAATTTTGCTACCCGATTTCTTGGGCCAAAATAA
- a CDS encoding DJ-1/PfpI family protein: MAAKKLLMLVGDYVEDYEVMVPFQALQMVGHTVHAVCPDKKAGDTVRTAVHDFEGDQTYSEKPGHNFTLNATFAFVEAATYDALVIPGGRAPEYIRLNQQVLEITRHFAQTNKPIAAICHGLQLLAAANVLQGKRCTGYPACSPDVKSAGGIYVDIPVDQAIVDGNLVTAPAWPAHPHWLAEFLTVLGTKIEHPELAIVV, translated from the coding sequence ATGGCTGCAAAGAAACTTTTGATGCTGGTTGGGGACTACGTAGAAGACTATGAAGTGATGGTTCCTTTCCAGGCGTTGCAAATGGTGGGGCACACAGTCCATGCAGTTTGCCCAGACAAAAAAGCTGGCGACACTGTGCGGACAGCAGTTCACGACTTTGAAGGAGATCAGACTTATAGCGAAAAACCCGGTCACAACTTCACTTTAAATGCCACCTTTGCATTCGTAGAAGCTGCAACCTACGATGCCTTAGTGATTCCCGGAGGACGCGCACCAGAATATATCCGCCTGAATCAGCAGGTACTAGAAATCACCCGTCACTTTGCCCAAACGAATAAACCGATAGCTGCCATCTGCCACGGCTTGCAGTTATTGGCGGCTGCTAATGTACTGCAAGGCAAAAGATGTACTGGTTACCCTGCTTGTAGCCCAGATGTCAAGAGTGCTGGAGGGATTTATGTCGATATCCCTGTTGATCAGGCAATAGTTGATGGTAACTTGGTGACAGCACCAGCTTGGCCTGCTCACCCCCATTGGTTGGCAGAATTCCTCACAGTACTTGGAACTAAGATTGAACATCCAGAACTGGCTATAGTTGTTTGA
- a CDS encoding nitrate reductase associated protein, whose protein sequence is MTDFFEFEADFVDSLRCIPMQVRCKLDTCGIKLKLSNWNQMTTAERQALVELPCTTETEIQSYREHIQQLILQRTGIPATKLPIEPHPAWLDSASVPPSLQEKAQEIGVTLTQQHWADLTPLQRFALIKLSRPGHENQNFKRAIAEFHLL, encoded by the coding sequence ATGACAGATTTCTTTGAATTTGAAGCAGACTTTGTTGATTCCCTGCGCTGTATCCCGATGCAGGTGCGTTGTAAATTAGATACTTGTGGCATTAAACTAAAATTATCTAATTGGAATCAAATGACTACAGCCGAGCGTCAAGCTTTAGTCGAATTACCTTGCACTACAGAAACAGAAATTCAGTCTTACCGCGAGCATATTCAGCAATTAATTTTACAACGCACGGGTATACCAGCTACAAAATTGCCCATCGAGCCTCATCCGGCATGGCTAGACTCTGCTAGTGTACCACCTAGCCTCCAGGAAAAAGCTCAAGAAATAGGTGTAACCCTGACACAGCAACATTGGGCAGATTTAACGCCCTTACAGCGTTTTGCCTTGATTAAACTCAGCCGCCCAGGACATGAAAATCAAAATTTTAAGAGAGCGATCGCAGAATTCCATCTGCTTTAA
- a CDS encoding phosphate-starvation-inducible PsiE family protein → MKKLLREILGATRDENFMHIIENIEVIVSKVLSIFMVVVILVAIGDLGVFILKELFTAPYAKFNTTLYKIFGLFLNILIALEILENITAYLRKHVFQVELVIVTSLIAVARKIIILDLEKVRGIDIIGLGIAILALSISYLIIRLSNSKNTH, encoded by the coding sequence ATGAAAAAGTTACTGAGAGAAATTCTAGGAGCTACCAGAGATGAGAACTTCATGCACATTATTGAAAACATAGAAGTGATAGTTTCTAAAGTTCTATCTATTTTTATGGTGGTTGTAATTTTGGTAGCGATCGGAGATTTAGGAGTATTTATTCTTAAAGAGTTATTTACAGCGCCTTATGCAAAGTTTAACACAACATTATATAAAATTTTTGGACTATTTTTAAATATTTTAATTGCTTTAGAAATCTTAGAAAACATCACAGCTTATTTACGAAAACACGTTTTTCAGGTTGAATTAGTTATTGTCACATCTTTAATTGCTGTTGCCAGAAAAATTATTATTCTTGACTTAGAAAAAGTGAGAGGTATTGATATAATTGGTTTAGGGATTGCTATTCTCGCCCTGTCAATTAGTTATTTAATAATTCGTCTCAGTAATTCCAAAAATACCCACTAA
- a CDS encoding molybdopterin oxidoreductase family protein produces the protein MSEFTKTLCPYCGVGCGLEVSPPAQHNKATNRDSQGNPIWRVRGDKAHPSSQGMVCVKGATIAESLDKNRLHYPMVRDSLDQEFRRVSWDEAFNIITQRIQTIRFTQGPEALCMYGSGQFQTEDYYIAQKLMKGCLSTNNFDANSRLCMSSAVSGYIQSFGSDGPPCCYEDLELTDCAFLIGTNTAECHPIVFNRLEKYHKKNRKVKMIVVDPRRTPTAEAADLHLAIRPGTDIDLLNGIAHLLMRWNYIDTMFMDDCTSNFPAYAEVIRHYPPEVVARQCGISIEDLETAARYWGESQRVLSLWSMGVNQSSEGTAKVRTIINLHLMTGQIGKPGAGPFSLTGQPNAMGGREAGGLAHLLPGYRVVKNPQHRAEVEKFWGLKPGQISPNPGLTAWDMITGLENGAVELLWIAATNPAVSMPDLERTKKALLRSPFTIYQDAYYPTETSAYAHVLLPAAQWGEKTGVMTNSERVVTLCKAFHQPPREAKADWEIFAEVGRRLGFEKEFAFANSAEVYAEFVKLTKTRPCDMTGISHAQLQAEGPTQWPHPQEGSGEWGVGSGESPTPHSLLPTHSKRLYTNLRFHTPDGRARFGAYYSKGLAEPPNPDYPFVLTNGRLYGHWHTQTRTGRIEKICKMHPEPFIEIHPRDAARLGILDTMYVEVRSRRGKAKFPAKVTKAIAPGTVFVPMHWGSLWADNAEANALTHPESCPDSLQPELKACAVQLIPISVEVTIKDYQLQSSQW, from the coding sequence ATGAGTGAATTTACCAAAACCCTTTGTCCCTACTGTGGTGTTGGCTGTGGTTTAGAAGTTTCACCTCCAGCCCAACATAACAAAGCAACTAATCGAGATAGCCAAGGAAATCCAATTTGGCGAGTGCGCGGTGATAAAGCCCATCCATCCAGCCAAGGAATGGTTTGTGTCAAAGGCGCGACAATCGCAGAATCTTTAGATAAAAATAGATTACATTACCCAATGGTGCGAGACTCTTTAGATCAAGAGTTTCGCCGCGTTAGTTGGGATGAAGCTTTTAATATAATCACGCAGCGCATTCAAACTATCCGCTTCACCCAAGGGCCAGAAGCCTTATGTATGTATGGTTCCGGCCAGTTTCAAACTGAGGATTATTACATAGCCCAGAAACTAATGAAAGGCTGTCTGAGTACTAATAATTTTGATGCCAACTCTCGCTTATGTATGTCTAGTGCGGTGTCTGGCTACATTCAAAGCTTTGGCTCAGATGGGCCTCCATGCTGTTACGAAGACCTAGAATTAACTGACTGTGCATTTTTAATTGGTACTAATACAGCCGAATGTCACCCCATCGTTTTTAATCGACTGGAAAAATATCACAAAAAGAACCGCAAAGTCAAAATGATTGTGGTTGATCCCCGTCGCACACCAACCGCAGAAGCTGCTGACTTGCATTTAGCAATTCGTCCCGGTACAGATATCGACTTATTAAACGGCATAGCTCACTTGTTGATGCGCTGGAACTACATTGATACCATGTTCATGGACGACTGTACCAGTAACTTTCCGGCTTATGCTGAGGTGATTCGCCACTATCCGCCAGAAGTTGTGGCTCGTCAATGTGGAATCAGCATTGAAGATTTAGAAACAGCAGCTCGTTATTGGGGTGAATCACAGAGAGTACTATCTTTGTGGTCAATGGGTGTAAATCAATCTTCAGAAGGGACGGCTAAGGTAAGAACTATCATTAACCTGCACCTGATGACTGGACAGATTGGCAAACCTGGGGCTGGCCCTTTTTCCCTCACTGGTCAACCGAACGCAATGGGAGGACGAGAAGCCGGAGGTTTAGCGCATTTATTACCAGGTTATCGGGTGGTAAAAAATCCCCAGCACCGAGCAGAAGTTGAGAAGTTTTGGGGACTTAAGCCAGGACAGATTTCACCCAATCCCGGTTTGACTGCTTGGGATATGATTACTGGCTTAGAAAATGGCGCTGTAGAGTTACTGTGGATTGCAGCTACCAATCCAGCTGTGAGTATGCCAGATTTAGAGCGCACGAAGAAGGCATTATTGCGATCGCCTTTTACTATTTACCAAGACGCATATTATCCTACAGAAACCTCTGCTTATGCTCATGTTTTGCTACCAGCTGCCCAGTGGGGTGAAAAAACTGGTGTAATGACAAACTCAGAACGGGTGGTAACTCTATGTAAAGCATTTCACCAACCGCCAAGAGAAGCTAAAGCAGATTGGGAAATTTTTGCAGAAGTTGGACGTAGATTAGGTTTTGAGAAAGAGTTTGCCTTCGCTAACTCCGCCGAAGTTTATGCTGAGTTTGTCAAACTAACTAAAACTCGCCCCTGCGATATGACGGGTATCAGTCACGCACAATTACAAGCAGAAGGGCCGACTCAATGGCCTCATCCACAAGAGGGGAGTGGGGAATGGGGAGTGGGGAGTGGTGAATCCCCTACTCCCCACTCACTACTCCCTACTCACTCCAAAAGACTTTACACCAATCTCCGCTTCCACACCCCTGATGGACGCGCTCGATTTGGAGCATATTACTCAAAGGGATTGGCAGAACCACCAAACCCAGATTATCCTTTTGTGCTAACTAACGGGCGACTTTACGGACACTGGCATACCCAGACACGCACCGGGCGAATTGAAAAAATTTGTAAAATGCATCCCGAACCGTTTATTGAAATTCATCCCCGTGATGCTGCTCGGTTAGGTATATTAGATACCATGTATGTAGAAGTGCGATCGCGTCGGGGTAAAGCCAAGTTTCCTGCTAAAGTAACAAAAGCGATCGCGCCTGGTACAGTTTTTGTCCCCATGCATTGGGGTTCGCTGTGGGCAGATAATGCCGAAGCCAACGCCCTAACCCATCCAGAATCTTGCCCCGATTCGCTGCAACCAGAATTAAAAGCCTGTGCTGTGCAGCTGATACCAATCTCTGTGGAAGTTACAATCAAAGACTATCAACTCCAGTCCTCACAATGGTAA
- a CDS encoding NarK family nitrate/nitrite MFS transporter, whose product MLKNLFSFSDRYRILHQTWFAFFLTFVCWFNFAPFATTIGRELHLAPEQIKTLGICNLALTIPARLIIGMLLDRFGPRITYSMLLMFTVIPCLATALAQDFNQLVISRLLMGIVGSGFVVGIRMVGEWFQPKEMGIAQGIYGGWGNFGAFGAEFALPMIAVSTSFFAGGASNWRFAIAFTGIIAAIYGVIYYNSVQDTPTGKVYKKPKKNGSLEVTSIKSFWAMIVSNFGLIFALGLLAWRLEQKNIHFLTLSQMYLAWLLLAGLFAYQSYKAWQVNRELLTGKKTYAPSERFQFGQVALLEFTYITNFGSELAVVSMLPAFFEKTFALEHVVAGMIAASYPFLNLVSRPSGGLISDKFSSRKWTMTIISAGIGVSYLMAHFISSNWPIPLAIAVTMFAAYFAQAGCGATYSIVPLIKKEATGQIAGNVGAYGNFGGVVYLTIFSLTDAPTLFSTMGIAALICAFMCAFFLKEPKGSFAAAYEGELPETATKNPIFLTEE is encoded by the coding sequence ATGCTTAAAAACTTATTTTCATTTAGCGATCGCTACCGCATCTTACATCAAACTTGGTTTGCTTTCTTTCTCACCTTTGTTTGTTGGTTTAACTTTGCTCCCTTCGCTACAACCATTGGCAGAGAACTACATCTTGCACCAGAGCAAATTAAAACTTTAGGCATCTGTAACCTCGCCCTCACAATTCCCGCACGGCTAATAATTGGGATGCTTCTGGATCGTTTTGGCCCTAGAATCACCTACTCAATGCTGCTGATGTTTACGGTTATTCCTTGTTTAGCAACAGCGCTAGCGCAAGATTTTAATCAACTAGTCATCAGTCGCTTGTTGATGGGAATTGTCGGATCTGGGTTTGTTGTCGGTATTCGCATGGTAGGAGAATGGTTCCAGCCAAAGGAAATGGGAATTGCTCAAGGCATTTATGGCGGTTGGGGCAACTTTGGGGCTTTTGGCGCAGAGTTTGCCTTGCCAATGATTGCAGTTTCTACTAGCTTTTTCGCTGGTGGTGCTTCTAACTGGCGATTTGCGATCGCATTTACAGGGATAATTGCAGCCATCTACGGCGTAATTTATTACAACAGCGTTCAAGATACACCCACTGGCAAAGTTTACAAGAAACCTAAGAAAAATGGTTCTTTAGAAGTGACCAGTATTAAAAGCTTCTGGGCGATGATTGTCTCAAATTTTGGTTTGATTTTCGCCTTGGGTTTATTAGCTTGGCGCTTAGAACAAAAGAACATTCACTTCCTAACTTTGAGCCAAATGTATCTGGCTTGGTTGCTATTAGCAGGATTGTTTGCTTACCAAAGTTACAAAGCTTGGCAGGTAAACCGAGAACTTCTAACTGGCAAGAAAACTTATGCTCCATCTGAACGCTTCCAATTTGGTCAAGTAGCCTTACTCGAATTCACTTACATAACTAATTTTGGCAGTGAACTAGCAGTTGTTTCCATGCTCCCAGCATTCTTTGAAAAAACTTTTGCTTTAGAGCATGTTGTAGCTGGGATGATTGCTGCTAGCTATCCATTCTTAAATTTGGTTTCTCGTCCCAGTGGTGGCTTAATTTCTGATAAATTTAGCTCCCGAAAGTGGACAATGACAATTATCAGTGCTGGCATTGGTGTTAGTTATTTGATGGCACATTTTATTAGTAGTAACTGGCCGATTCCGCTAGCGATCGCAGTTACAATGTTTGCCGCCTACTTTGCTCAAGCTGGCTGCGGTGCAACCTACAGCATCGTACCCCTAATTAAAAAAGAAGCCACTGGACAAATTGCTGGAAATGTGGGAGCTTACGGTAATTTTGGCGGCGTAGTTTACCTAACAATTTTTAGCTTAACCGACGCTCCAACGCTATTTTCCACAATGGGTATAGCTGCTTTAATCTGTGCTTTCATGTGCGCCTTCTTCCTTAAAGAACCAAAAGGTTCCTTTGCTGCTGCTTATGAAGGTGAATTACCAGAAACCGCAACGAAAAACCCTATCTTCTTAACTGAAGAATAA